The following coding sequences lie in one Cryptococcus neoformans var. neoformans B-3501A chromosome 14, whole genome shotgun sequence genomic window:
- a CDS encoding hypothetical protein (Match to ESTs gb|CF185888.1|CF185888, gb|CF185887.1|CF185887, gb|CF185776.1|CF185776; Similar to gi|46434957|gb|EAK94350.1| hypothetical protein CaO19.11225 [Candida albicans SC5314], FASTA scores: opt: 337, E(): 9.5e-08, (38.690% identity (81.548% similar) in 168 aa overlap (44-208:26-193))) — MKVVALFAVLPALAVLAEPAAFPDPTPAAPALQFGKPAVERAANIEARQVISSLTSVAGSAIGSVVNTATGGAGSVASDATSAGGAATSGAGSVASDATSGAGSVASDATSGASSVASDATSGASSVASGASSGASSAASGASSAASATSGGGSSSQGVVGSLTSVAQSATSAAGSVAGNSAAIPAAIVGQAGLWTAVMGGVGLVVGAATIWA, encoded by the exons ATGAAGGTCGTCGCTCTTTTCGCTGTCCTCCCCGCCCTTGCGGTTCTCGCTGAGCCTGCTGCTTTCCCCGATCCTACTCCCGCCGCTCCTGCCCTACAATTTGGCAAACCTGCTGTCGAGCGAGCCGCCAACATTGAAGCCCGGCAAG TAATCTCTTCCCTCACTTCCGTTGCTGGCTCAGCTATTGGCTCTGTTGTGAACACTGCCACTGGTGGTGCAGGATCTGTCGCTTCAGACGCTACAAGCGCCGGAGGTGCCGCCACTTCCGGCGCTGGCTCTGTTGCCTCGGACGCTACTTCTGGCGCTGGCTCTGTTGCCTCGGACGCTACTTCTGGAGCCAGCTCAGTTGCTTCCGACGCCACCTCTGGCGCAAGCTCCGTCGCTTCTGGCGCTTCTTCTGGCGCCAGTTCTGCTGCTTCTGGAGCCAGCAGTGCCGCTTCTGCTACTAGCGGTGGCGGAAGCAGCTCTCAAGGTGTCGTTGGGTCTCTTACCAGCGTCGCTCAGAGTGCTACTAGTGCCGCAGGTTCTGTTGC TGGTAACTCTGCGGCCATTCCTGCTGCCATTGTCGGACAGGCCGGTCTTTGGACTGCCGTAATGGGTGGTGTCGGTCTTGTCGTTGGCGCTGCCACAATCTGGGCATAA
- a CDS encoding hypothetical protein (Similar to gi|46099823|gb|EAK85056.1| hypothetical protein UM03883.1 [Ustilago maydis 521], FASTA scores: opt: 1448, E(): 1.9e-85, (35.588% identity (62.747% similar) in 961 aa overlap (25-911:1912-2856)); HMMPfam hit to Beach, Beige/BEACH domain, score: 521.9, E(): 5.6e-154) has protein sequence MVSTPIAGHNSPGNPQILNNSGSTPASDAVSENGEEESFVEIEERGDDKMRKIAKSLRPGDMVEEAHNIVRIVGVDACPGLLILGKKNLYLINGLLQTPGGEVIDAKDAQKDVLSIPSGTLVELDADDQPSHCWPYNEIIENNKRAFLFRDVALELYFSDKRNFLVVFRDKRERQAVVQKISSKKDHRDVISKSVIGNFVLDTVAKAMDKSEQQLEALQKKWQNREISNFAYLQLLNQYANRTPNDVTQYPVFPWVVADYSSDHLDLKTESSFRNLRFPMGALTLARREEAMERYAATESVGEKPFHYGTHYSSSMIVCGYMIRLSPFTEIFLALQGGNFDLADRLFSSIPRAWVSASSDNRGDVRELIPEFYYSPAFLMNLNHHNFGRKQVSGEAVDDVALPPWALGDPHLFIHRHREALESDYVSRHLASWIDLTFGYKQRDPAAFNCFHPLSYRGAIDLENIENEEEKAASTAIIHNFGQTPNQIFKSPHPHRFLGGQSDLPVGVRFGVAEHWQLMLRSILPITETITSIDHIDPPSGPDTKPKLSQRYRLSIPGSSHLTVQYGFVDGSVRIYYQDVVAKLVYLCEGIYPVNAVFASSSLFLTVSSIGVITAWRINVSGAGYRRGDVTMQREATLRGHSRPVTCLAANTSWSILVSGAENGDAMVWDTNRLRYIRTLQTGKKESIEYCAINEADGLIAVASRKHVFLFSLNGHQIASISIGDCISSIESDAESEISEEPYEDEFTGGITFLNREFLKFGALFVTGVGARIVLFRCAPGEINVFNPGPMIPWALIPQGVIHRSDDHEGGDCCSVKFIGETLYAAFNPSEGKKKFSLYQWSLPDGHARHVADSASHTCMAERCTRHFGLLEPKRHCGGCGGAFCGTHALHVETFTMRYCDSCRAQLSIASAQGFLNYRRDNLIPPSGQSSRRPSISYDSRSGRPSFARTPSQPGSSRRGSGDPEAST, from the exons atggtgtcTACGCCTATCGCAGGTCACAATAGCCCAGGCAACCCTCAGATCCTCAACAACTCGGGCTCGACACCGGCTAGCGATGCAGTTTCagagaatggagaggaggaatcaTTTGTCGAAATTGAAGAACGTGGAGATGACAAGATGAGAAAAATAGCTAAGAGCTTGAGACCCGGTGATATGGTAGAGGAAGCACAT AATATCGTGAGGATAGTAGGAGTAGATGCTTGTC CCGGTCTTCTTATattgggaaagaagaatctTTACCTAATTAACGGATTGCTTCAAACTCCCGGTGGAGAGGTCATCGACGCTAAGGATGCTCAAAAGGACGTCCTGTCTATTCCTTCGGGTACACTTGTTGAGCTGGACGCTGATGACCAGCCGAGTCATTGCTG GCCTTACAATGAAATTATTGAGAATAACAAACGTGCATTTCTCTTCCGCGATGTGGCCCTGGAGCTTTACTTCTCTGATAAGCGCAACTTCCTTGTTGTTTTCCGGGACAAGAGGGAAAGACAAGCCGTCGTGCAGAAGATCAGCAGCAAGAAGGATCACCGCGATGTTATATCGAAGAGCGTCATTGGTAACTTTGTCCTCGATACAGTTGCAAAGGCCATGGATAAGAGCGAACAACAACTGGAGGCGTTGCAAAAGAAATGGCAGAACCGGGAAATCAGCAAT TTTGCGTATTTGCAACTTTTAAATCAGTATGCCAATCGTACGCCCAACG ACGTCACTCAATACCCTGTGTTCCCATGGGTTGTAGCGGATTACTCATCAGACCATCTGGACCTCAAGACGGAATCCTCTTTTAGAAATCTTCGTTTCCCCATGGGTGCTTTGACACTAgccagaagagaagaggccATGGAGCGCTATGCTGCGACAGAAAGCGTCGGTGAAAAACCTTT CCATTATGGAACACATTATAGCTCATCGATGATCGTCTGCGGCTACATGATTCGTCTTTCCCCCTTTACAGAGATATTCTTAGCCTTACAA GGCGGTAATTTTGACTTGGCTGATCGTCTTTTCTCAAGCATTCCAAGGGCTTGGGTGTCCGCTTCTTCAGATAATCGTGGCGACGTGCGAGAGTTAATCCCCGAATTCTACTATTCGCCAGCTTTTTTGATGAATCTC AATCACCATAACTTTGGAAGAAAACAAGTATCTGGTGAAGCCGTGGACGATGTTGCCCTACCACCTTGGGCGCTTGGAGACCCTCATTTATTCATCCATCGACACCGGGAAGCGCTGGAGTCTGACTATGTCTCTCGCCATCTCGCATCTTGGATCGACCTTACTTTCGGTTATAAACAAAGGGACCCGGCTGCCTTTAATTGTTTCCATCCCTTATCATATCGAGGTGCCATAGACCTGGAAAACATTgaaaacgaagaagaaaaggcagcCTCCACAGCAATCATTCACAACTTCGGTCAGACGCCAAACCAAATCTTCAAATCCCCTCATCCGCACCGTTTCCTCGGCGGGCAAAGTGACCTACCCGTGGGTGTGCGATTCGGCGTAGCGGAGCACTGGCAATTAATGCTCAGGAGCATACTCCCTATCACTGAGACAATAACTTCGATAGACCATATTGATCCTCCTTCCGGTCCAGATACGAAGCCCAAGTTGTCACAAAGATATAGACTGTCTATTCCAGGTTCCTCACACTTGACAGTGCAGTATGGCTTCGTGGATGGTTCTGTAAGAATATACTACCAAGATGTCGTTGCCAAG CTCGTCTACCTCTGTGAGGGTATATACCCTGTGAATGCAGTTTTcgcatcatcttcactcTTTCTCACTGTGTCATCGATTGGTGTCATCACTGCGTGGCGTATCAACGTCAGTGGTGCGGGGTATCGCCGAGGAGACGTGACAATGCAGCGTGAAGCGACTCTTAGAGGTCATTCTCGTCCAGTAACTTGCTTGGCTGCAAACACATCATGGAGTATACTCGTTAGCGGGGCAGAG AACGGGGATGCTATGGTATGGGATACAAATCGTTTGCGATATATCAGGACTTTGCAGACCGGGAAAAAGGAGTCTATTGAATATTGCGCTATCAACGAAGCTGAT GGCCTAATTGCCGTGGCCAGTAGAAAACACGTATTTCTTTTCTCACTTAACGGCCACCAAATTGCCTCGATCAGTATTGGCGATTGTATCTCTTCCATCGAGAGCGACGCAGAATCCGAAATCTCCGAGGAGCCTTACGAGGACGAGTTTACAGGTGGCATCACTTTCTTGAATCGAGAATTTCTAAAGTTCGGTGCCCTGTTTGTCACTGGAGTTGGTGCGAGGATTGTTCTTTTCCGTTGTGCCCCAGGGGAGATCAACGTCTTCAACCCGGGTCCTATGATACCTTGGGCACTCATCCCACAAGGAGTGATCCATCGTTCAGATGATCACGAAGGAGGTGATTGCTGTTCGGTAAAGTTTATTGG CGAGACACTTTACGCTGCATTCAATCCTAgtgagggaaagaagaaattcTCTCTATACCAGTGGTCTTTACCCGACGGTCACGCCAGACATGTGGCCGACTCTGCTTCTCATACTTGCATGGCTGAAAGATGTACTAGGCATTTCGGCCTTCTTG AGCCCAAACGCCACTGTGGAGGGTGCGGAGGTGCATTTTGCGG GACCCATGCGCTTCATGTCGAGACGTTCACTATGCGTTATTGTGACTCCTGCCGAGCTCAACTATCGATCGCTTCAGCTCAAGGGTTCCTTAATTATCGTCGAGATAATCTCATACCCCCATCGGGTCAAAGTTCAAGGCGCCCATCGATCTCTTACGACTCTCGAAGCGGTCGCCCATCCTTCGCAAGGACTCCCAGCCAACCTGGTTCGAGTAGAAGAGGTTCAGGCGACCCTGAAGCTTCAACGTAA
- a CDS encoding hypothetical protein (Match to EST gb|CF190689.1|CF190689; Similar to gi|46096834|gb|EAK82067.1| hypothetical protein UM01108.1 [Ustilago maydis 521], FASTA scores: opt: 950, E(): 8.6e-49, (64.516% identity (88.940% similar) in 217 aa overlap (15-231:22-237)); HMMPfam hit to DUF500, Family of unknown function (DUF500), score: 167.7, E(): 2.4e-47) — translation MQSKFGSFMNKAQAALKDGQTMATQGGSNLIQSFSLPGESQKAANILRGFLADPAHPATALNSIPKAVLQRAKGLAVFTIIKAGFVFSGKAGSGLVVARLPDGSWSAPSCIATAGVGWGLQIGADLTEVVIVLNSDEAVKAFSRGGNITIGGGISAAAGPIGTGGQVAASLANPAPMFSYSRSKGLFAGLTLDGTILVERKDANRNFYGSSISSTDILAGRVPAPEIASQMYDIIEAAEGIDESGVPEGGYVPTATGEHAPIPSPTTGYATTPGSGSATGTAPGSKTVFDAGAETH, via the exons ATGCAAAGCAAGTTTGGCAGCTTCATGAACAAGGCCCAGGCCGCCCTCAAG GATGGGCAGACCATGGCGACGCAAGGCGGCTCCAATCTGATACAATCGTTCAGTCTTCCAGGAGAATCTCAGAAGGCTGCCAATATCTTGAGAGGCTTCTTAG CTGATCCGGCACATCCAGCCACTGCCCTCAATTCTATACCAAAGGCTGTGCTCCAAAGGGCCAAAG GCCTTGCTGTATTCACTATCATCAAGGCCGGTTTCGTATTTTCCGGAAAGGCCGGTTCAGGTCTTGTGGTAGCCAGGCTGCCGGATGGCAGTTGGAGTGCACCAAGCTGCATTGCCACAGCTGGTGTCGGGTGGGGGTTGCAAATCGGAGCGG ATTTGACAGAGGTCGTCATTGTGCTCAACTCTGATGAAGCCGTCAAGGCTTTTTCTCGCGGGGGAAACATTACCATTGGTG GTGGTATCTCGGCTGCCGCTGGTCCCATTGGAACTGGAGGGCAGGTCGCTGCTTCCTTGGCCAATCCTGCTCCCATGTTCAGCTACAGTCGATCAAAGG GTCTCTTTGCCGGTTTGACCTTGGACGGCACAATCCTtgtggagaggaaagatgCCAACAGGAACTTTTATGGTAGTAGCATCTCTTCAACAGATATCCTTGC TGGCCGAGTACCTGCTCCTGAGATTGCGTCTCAGATGTACGACATTATAGAAG CTGCCGAGGGAATCGATGAGAGCGGCGTTCCAGAAGGAGGCTATGTGCCTACTGCTACTGGTGAACACGCTCCCATTCCAAGCCCTACTACTGGCTATGCCACCACGCCCGGATCTGGATCAGCAACTGGAACGGCACCTGGTAGCAAGACCGTATTTGACGCAGGTGCTGAGACACATTAG
- a CDS encoding hypothetical protein (Match to ESTs gb|CF193888.1|CF193888, gb|CF192882.1|CF192882, gb|CF192534.1|CF192534; Similar to gi|3348073|gb|AAC27788.1| plasma membrane H(+)-ATPase 1 [Filobasidiella neoformans], FASTA scores: opt: 6527, E(): 0, (100.000% identity (100.000% similar) in 997 aa overlap (1-997:1-997)); HMMPfam hit to Cation_ATPase_N, Cation transporter/ATPase, N-terminus, score: 92.3, E(): 1.2e-24; HMMPfam hit to E1-E2_ATPase, E1-E2 ATPase, score: 313.0, E(): 4.5e-91; HMMPfam hit to Hydrolase, haloacid dehalogenase-like hydrolase, score: 60.3, E(): 5.2e-15) translates to MSDHEKVGHTEEIPTKESSLENKVQGEEVPAAAAADEEPRKKREYKEMEHKTEGDLHAKVDMNTIQFTAADLYDKDKVDIEHVVMEEVYQLLQCTDAGLTEAEATDRIGIFGPNKLEEKSENVLLQFLSFMWNPLSWVMEGAALVAIALSNGGGTPPDWQDFVGIILLLFVNSTIGFVEERNAGNAVKALMDSLAPKARVKRDGQWKEIESSELVPGDLIAFKHGDVCPSDCRLVEAIDVSMDQAALTGESLPVGKHEGDECFSGSTCKQGEAEGIVIATGPNTFFGRAATLVGQDNDQVGHLQQVLARIGTFCLVSIGIFVLLEILILYADFRYPYRRGLDNILVLLIGGIPIAMPTVLSVTLAVGAQQLAKHKAIVTRITAIEELAGVTILCSDKTGTLTTNKLTIDKENVKCYSKWDVEGVCLLAAYASRTENQDAIDGCVVGTLPDPQQARAGIKLLDFKPFNPVDKRTEITYRDEMDGGKLKRATKGMTGIIIEICTRNKTNELEDQLEADVEEFARRGLRALAVAFEDVAGDDPSAEGNGFELVGLLSIFDPPRSDTKKTIDDAMALGVKVKMVTGDQLAIAKETGRRLGLGDHMYPAKVLKEGPEAGSKHANLDEMIMDADGFAGVFPEHKFEIVKRIQNLGHLCAMTGDGANDAPALSRANVGIAVEGATDAARGAADIVLTEPGLSTIVHAIYGSRVIFQRMRNYAIYACAVTIRIVLCFAIMAFAWRFDFPPFMVLIIAVLNDGTIMTLSLDRVLPSTTPDSWDLAEVFSFGVAYGVYLSASTIALYATMENTTFFEDRFGVEPLKGNSYGGHMVIYLQVAIISQALIFVTRSHGPSWTERPSVALMLAFCLAQLVSSIIAAYADWSFSQVHSVSGGWIGIVWIWNIVWYFPLDGIKFIMKKTVIAALQRRKARKAGPAVADAALHRAPSRHESLYSNRTNFLTRAANRLRGGAKISMSQNELQRFSSIQAQQSGAALTRAHSRPAA, encoded by the exons ATGTCTGACCACGAAAAAGTCGGTCACACCGAGGAGATTCCTACCAA GGAGTCCTCCCTCGAGAACAAGGTGCAGGGTGAGGAGGTCcccgctgctgctgctg CCGACGAGGAGCCcaggaagaagcgagagTACAAGGAAATGGAGCACAAGACTGAGGGTGACCTCCACGCCAAGGTTGACATGAACACC ATCCAGTTCACTGCTGCCGACTTGTacgacaaggacaaggtcGATATTGAGCACGTCGTTATGGAGGAGGTCTACCAGCTCCTTCAATGTACCGACGCCGGTCTTACCGAGGCTGAGGCCACCGACCGTATCGGTATTTTTGGCCCTaacaagcttgaagaaaagTCCGAAAA cgtcctcctccaattCCTTTCTTTCATGTGGAACCCTCTCTCCTGGGTTATGGAGGGTGCCGCCCTTGTCGCCATCGCCCTTTCTAACGGTGGTGGTACTCCCCCCGACTGGCAAGATTTCGTCGGtatcatccttcttctttttgttaACTCTACTATTGGTTTCGTTGAGGAGCGTAACGCTGGTAACGCTGTCAAGGCTCTCATGGACTCTCTTGCCCCTAAGGCTAGGGTCAAGCGAGACGGCCAatggaaggagattgagtCTTCCGAGCTTGTTCCCGGAGACCTTATTGCTTTCAAGCACGGTGATGTCTGCCCTTCTGACTGTCGATTGGTTGAGGCCATTGATGTTTC CATGGACCAGGCTGCTCTTACTGGCGAGTCTCTTCCCGTCGGCAAGCATGAGGGTGACGAGTGTTTCTCTGGTTCTACCTGTAAGCAAGGTGAGGCCGAGGGTATCGTCATCGCCACCGGTCCCAACACTTTCTTCGGTCGTGCCGCTACTCTCGTCGGTCAGGACAACGACCAGGTCGGTCACTTGCAGCAGGTCCTTGCCCGTATCGGTACTTTCTGTCTCGTCTCCATCGGTATCTTTGTCCTCCTCGAGATCTTGATTCTCTACGCCGACTTCCGATACCCTTACCGACGTGGTCTTGACAACATCCTTGTCTTGCTCATTGGTGGTATCCCCATTGCCATGCCTACTGTCTTGTCCGTCACCCTTGCCGTCGGTGCCCAGCAGCTCGCCAAGCACAAGGCTATCGTTACCCGTATCACTGCCATCGAAGAGCTTGCTGGTGTCACCATCCTTTGTTCCGACAAGACCGGTACtctcaccaccaacaaGCTTACCATTGACAAGGAGAATGTCAAGTGCTACTCCAAGTGGGACGTTGAGGGTGTATGTCTCCTCGCTGCCTATGCTTCCCGTACCGAGAACCAGGACGCCATTGACGGTTGTGTCGTTGGTACCCTCCCTGACCCTCAACAAGCTCGTGCTGGTATCAAACTCCTCGACTTCAAACCCTTCAACCCTGTTGACAAGCGTACCGAGATCACTTACCGAGACGAAATGGACGGTGGCAAGCTTAAGCGTGCTACCAAGGGTATGACTGGTATCATCATTGAAATCTGTACCCGTAACAAGACCAACGAGCTTGAAGACCAACTTGAGGCCGATGTTGAGGAGTTTGCCCGACGTGGTCTCCGTGCTCTCGCTGTCGCTTTCGAGGATGTTGCTGGTGATGACCCCTCCGCTGAGGGCAACGGTTTCGAGCTTGTCGGTCTCCTTTCTATCTTCGACCCTCCCCGATCGGACACCAAGAAGACGATTGACGACGCTATGGCTCTCGGTGTCAAGGTCAAGATGGTTACTGGTGACCAGCTTGCTATTGCTAAGGAAACCGGTCGACGACTTGGTCTTGGTGACCACATGTACCCTGCTAAGGTTTTGAAGGAAGGTCCCGAGGCTGGTAGCAAGCACGCCAACCTTGACGAGATGATCATGGACGCCGACGGTTTCGCTGGTGTCTTCCCTGAGCACAAGTTCGAGATTGTCAAGCGTATCCAGAACCTTGGTCACCTTTGTGCCATGACTGGTGACGGTGCCAACGATGCCCCTGCTCTTTCTCGTGCCAACGTCGGTATCGCTGTCGAGGGTGCCACCGACGCTGCCCGAGGTGCTGCCGACATTGTCCTTACTGAGCCCGGTCTCTCTACTATCGTCCACGCCATCTACGGTTCTCGAGTTATCTTCCAGCGTATGAGGAACTACGCCATCTACGCTTGTGCTGTTACCATCCGTATCGTTCTCTGTTTCGCCATCATGGCCTTTGCCTGGAGATTTGACTTCCCTCCCTTCATGGTCCTGATCATTGCTGTTCTCAACGACGGTACCATCATGACCCTCTCTCTTGACCGAGTCCTTCCTTCTACTACCCCTGACTCCTGGGATCTTGCCGaagttttctctttcggTGTCGCTTACGGTGTCTACCTCTCCGCCTCTACCATTGCTCTCTACGCTACCATGGAGAACACTACATTCTTCGAGGACAGGTTCGGCGTTGAACCTTTGAAGGGTAACTCTTACGGTGGTCACATGGTTATCTACCTCCAGGttgccatcatctctcAGGCTCTTATCTTCGTTACCCGATCTCACGGCCCTTCATGGACTGAGCGACCTTCCGTTGCTCTCATGTTGGCTTTCTGTCTCGCCCAGCTCgtctcctccatcatcgcTGCCTACGCCGACTGGAGTTTCAGTCAGGTCCACTCTGTCTCTGGTGGCTGGATTGGTATCGTCTGGATCTGGAACATTGTCTGGTACTTCCCTCTCGATGGTATTAAGTTCATCATGAAGAAGACCGTTATCGCTGCTCtccagaggaggaaggccCGAAAGGCCGGCCCTGCCGTCGCCGATGCCGCCCTCCACCGAGCTCCTTCTCGACACGAGTCTCTCTACTCCAACCGAACCAACTTCCTTACCCGAGCTGCCAACCGACTCAGGGGTGGTGCCAAGATCTCTATGTCTCAGAACGAGCTTCAACG attctcttccattcaGGCTCAGCAGTCTGGTGCCGCCCTTACCCGTGCCCACTCCAGGCCCGCGGCGTAA
- a CDS encoding hypothetical protein (Similar to gi|46096200|gb|EAK81433.1| hypothetical protein UM00048.1 [Ustilago maydis 521], FASTA scores: opt: 584, E(): 1.1e-30, (48.837% identity (70.698% similar) in 215 aa overlap (3-216:31-237)); HMMPfam hit to TPR, TPR Domain, score: 38.0, E(): 2.7e-08), with amino-acid sequence MASFARSLLNSSRLARTHIIPRPLMARPVAGPSFRAYATSSPSPSSAIDPSLTRAQDLLESGTRALEDGDISTARNLYKESVEVKETSEGWHNLANCEYHLQNKEAAIQAWEKSLALQPSADAHTNLASAYIFDKPPKPAFAIKHLTSKALELSPEDPEIAFNLAAVLESTGNLDTALTLYKKAQSGGIERAAQNVRNVSAKLLGQKVAEQEKKAE; translated from the exons ATGGCCTCTTTCGCCCGATCCCTGCTCAACTCTTCCCGGCTCGCCCGCACCCACATCATTCCCCGGCCCCTCATGGCTCGCCCCGTTGCCGGTCCTTCATTCCGAG CCTATGCGACgtcatctccatccccttcttccgctaTTGACCCTTCTCTTACCCGAGCCCAAGACCTGCTTGAGTCTGGAACTCGCgctttggaagatggtgacATTTCTACCGCTCGAAACTTGTACAAGGAAAGTGTCGAGGTGAAGGAGACCAGTGAAGGATGGCATAACCTTGCG AACTGTGAATATCACCTCC AAAACAAGGAGGCGGCGATTCAAGCTTGGGAAAAATCGCTCGCTCTCCAACCCTCCGCTGATGCTCACACAA ACTTGGCTTCGGCCTACATCTTTGACAAGCCACCTAAACCGGCTTTTGCTATTAAGCACTTGAC CAGTAAGGCACTTGAACTGTCACCCGAAGACCCAGAG ATTGCTTTCAACCTTGCGGCCGTTCTCGAATCCA CCGGTAACCTCGACACTGCTCTTACCTTGTACAAGAAGGCCCAGTCTGGAGGTATAGAAAGGGCGGCACAAAACGTCAGGAATGTCAGTGCAAAACTGCTCGGCCAAAAGGTCGCTGaacaagagaagaaagcggAGTAG
- a CDS encoding hypothetical protein (Match to ESTs gb|CF190039.1|CF190039, gb|CF188240.1|CF188240, gb|CF188239.1|CF188239), producing the protein MSLLARSTLRAARTLKTPQQVRSVHFENVVDHTIPTDVTNKYFLAAKIITFGVLGFGTPFYAAYYHLNKSG; encoded by the exons ATGTCCCTCCTCGCTCGATCCACCCTCCGTGCCGCCAGGACCCTCAAGACGCCCCAGCAGGTCCGATCCGTCCACTTTGAGAACGTCGTCGACCA CACTATCCCCACTGACGTTACCAACAAGTACTTCCTTGCCGCCAAGATCATCACTTTCGGTGTTCTCGGCTTCGGTACCCCCTTCTACGCCGCTTACTACCACCT TAACAAGTCCGGTTAG